The DNA segment CGTTGAGCCCGACAAAGGACGACGCCGacggacggagggactaactatatTGGTCAAAATCTTACCGCCACGACCAGGTTACCCACAACCCCTTTTTAGCAATCGGGTAGTGGAAGTCAATAGGGTCCACTTCATTTCTCCTCCAAGATATCCGACACATCGAAAAGAGCAATGCCTTGAGTCACGACCAGAACGCACCACTGACCCAAGCGCACCAAATCACGGTAGGGATCAAGAGGTTTCGACTATATATACAGCCCAAGAAGGCTTTCAAAAGGAGGGGGGCTTCTCCAGGGTTATCTAGAAAAATAGAGCTAAGAGCTCATATTTGGGATTCAAAGAAAAAGCAATTGTAGCTCTCTCTCCTTTGAAACTGAGGTGAAATGCAATATTGAATCTTAATGAAATTGGCGATGTCTTGTTCACCTCCGATATATTCATCATTACGAAGTTTCTCGGTCTGGAATCAATTAAGTTTGACtatgatttaccccttcatctttgattgatttgttcaaagaggttttaatatcttttgagtcaaacaatttggcgccgtctgtgggggtttcctagtgaaaactcctAGTTTTTCCCAGATCAAAGCCGAGAAACACGATCATTCACCGAAAGAAGCACGAAGGAAGAATCTAACTCACGCGAGACATAAATACAACACGTTAAGAGAAGGAAAACCGAGTGAGTCCACTGAACCCGGAACTCCTCGCACCATCAGCTGCAAATCTTCTAAATTAGACAAACGGTACTCCGGAACCAGCTCTCCCTCACCGAACCACCGGACGGGAGCGAAGAAAACCTCACCATCACCTCCTACCCTCCGCTAGGGCAAGCACATAAGGCCCTCGCGAACGAACACAAGGGCATCTAGATGAAAAAAAAAGTACTTCGATACAGCCAAAACCCTCCCAATCGGCAGCATCTCCCAAATGAACGGCCGGAGTCAGGCAAGAAAGCTATAATGCACATACAACGCAAGCCTATATGAAATGCTGACGCCTCCTGTCCACCAACGTTGCACCCTCTGATGCAAGCAACACCAAACAAACTGGGATTCCAATGGAGGATGCCCAACTCTCGAGAAACTGGGActgacgacgggttgttatttctaTAGTAACTATTACGTTTCAAGAGTCATTCAATGTTAAGGACGAATTCTAATAGTTACTTATCAAAGTAGCTTGAAAAATATCTACAAAGGCACccaaagaaataagaaaaaatattctAAACTAAAATTATAAGAAGATCGATTTAAGTTAGGACGAATTAAAGACAGAAAACAACTAGTAACTACAATTTAAGATATGTAAAACTTTTTAGCTATAACTATTTTAATCAAATGATttaaaaattatatcaatagtgcatatatatatatatatattggggccCTAAGTATTTTGGGGTTTTGACACAGTTatccaaaaaaacaaaattatttaTCCTTGTCTACCCCTTTGTTTTCctacccataaactaattacatttcctacccaTAGTAGGTTTTGTGGGgagttttttctttattctccagttcttttttatttctatgcttcttctttttttctccttttcttttttctcgttttcttcttaatttttcttttttccttttctaatatcatttaacttctttttctcttcataatctaatttcatttactgttttcacttttttttatattattactaaagaaaaatcaaattgtgtaccaattaaatgtacacaattaaatgtagctaaaattaactaacatatgataccagtataatatatagttataccaacatggtatacaattgtacgcaaagagttaaaaaaatgtaattcaattattaaactgaaataatatcagttgttaaaaaaaatttaaaaacttctAAAAAGATCTAATTATAAGAGTATATCGTTACATCATATAGCATActataatttgtttttttttattcttacATTTCAATTTGCCCCTCATGCTGAGTAAAAgcttaaaacaaattaaaagggaaaagacAAGTGAATTTACCGGTaataagtatactattatagtatattgtatattATTACATCATATTGTTATAGTATCTTACATATTATTATAGTATACCataacaatatattgtatactataatagtatactgttgtagtataactatatactcctaTAATATATTAGTATACTGTAGCGGTATACTGTTTTGTAAACTATAATAGTGTACTGTtgcagtatagctatatactcctacagCATATTGTATACCGTAGCGGTATACTGTTTTGTAAACTATAATAGTGTACTGTTGCAGTATAGATATATGCTCCTACAGCATATTGTATACCGTAGCGGTATATTATAgctgtgttcttcttcgattttcaactgaaaatttcgatctcaatcacctcaaatcagctccaaatgctatcaaatttcagtatgaacttcCAGAAGGTACTATAAGAAATATTTAAAAGCACCCACTTTGAACCAAACAAgaaatcttcaaaaataaaattgagcTTCAAGCCCAAGAATGGTGTATATTCTTAGTAATTCTTAATGGGAAGATTCTCAAAGGATGATATTAGCATGGGACCATGCAAATCAATTGGTGTTAGCTCAAAAAAAAAGTCAATTAATGTGTCTCTGCGTCTAGGGTTGAGTCAAAAACCCATGTAGAGTTTTTTTCCCAGAAAGTCGATAAAGAGGATGATTGCCTCTAATTATTCTGTTGTTGACTTAGTAGCACCTGGTTCTTCAGGGTCGCTAATTATATGTGGATTCTTGGAGTCTTCCTATTTCGTCAATTGAGGGGTCTAGATTACAGATGAACCTTATTGCTTTGATATTTTTTCATCGCTTTCATCTTTGGCAAAGCAGAGACTGGAATTAGCGGGTAAATAATTTGGGCCCGGTAGGAGTAATAAATAATTTGGACATGGACATTGAAAGATAAATAGTTTGGAATTAatgggtataaagtgagattttctcaAATATTTTAGGGGCCTAAGGCCATTGCCTTAGTAGCCTTAGGCTCCAGCCGACCCTGCCTTGAACCATTAGCAGGTTGTTTTTTCTCTCGCTGTACTTGTGAAATTTTACagcctttttttgttttttttgttttttgtcatTATATCTTCCAAAAGTTACCTATAAAATATACAGATTTATTTGTCAATGACTATGATAATTCAAGGCTATATGTTTATTTGCATATTTTCTACTTGCGTTTCACTTTTTTCCACaatttattttttacaaaataaaagaaacaagatTAATACATAGGACATGCAGTTATACTTAGCTGATAGTGTAAGAAATCAGTTGGTGTATAGAAGTTAATTTCCTTATATATGATCTCTCAACCATCTCATATTTACCACAGCGCCTCGTTCGTGAAGTTTGAGGACAATAGTAATCTACTTAGTGCAACTTAGTAGCacaatattttaaatttttgttgtACAGTCAGATTTCTGTATAACAGCATCGCTATATAACAATCATTCACCGTAAAAGCTAATTTttaatggaaccaatttttatgttatgttatgacctctctataacaacatcgcTATATAACAATCATTTACAgtaaaaactactttttaattGAACCAATTTTTATcctatgttataatatatgttctctataataACACTTTGTtataatagccaaaaaaaatcCAGAACAAATGAGACTATTATAAAGAGGCTTGACTGTATATAAGCATTCATATTCTAAGTGGATGATTACTGAAAGACAGGACATCCAGGGACCTGTATACCAGGTGCAGTAGGACAATGTGCCAAAGGGCAGTGATCATCTAAATTTAAACCCCACCAATTTGCCCCATTTATATCTCTAATTTGCAATGTGAAATAAGCAAGTATGGCCATAAATGCAACCCCAGCATCAAGTCCTGCTGATAGAATGTAATTGTGCCTAGCCCACCAACTTTTGTATTTCCTGTACACATAGAAGTTGAAAAACAGCCCAACCGATAACCAGCCGATGTAGTTCACTGCCCTAGCCGGTGGCATTCCTCCTGAACCTGATACAGAGACAGATTCAGAATTTAAATTTCATAAGTTTAgtttttagattttttttgttAGTGTCGAAAATGCTGGATTCAATACTGACCTGATAATAATACAGGCATGTTGATGAGTCTAATCCACTCCTGATCAGGGAATTTGCGCGAGAGAAGCCAAACGGGGACAGGCGCTAGAATGCCTATTAGGAAGAAGTAGTTTACATTGGTGTATAATCCTAGTTTTCCAAACATCCTTAGAGGACCAACAACACCCCAAATAATCGAGGCACTGTAAAATACATCATCTCCAGGGCAAGTCCACGGGCTTCCCTCAGGCAATTTTGATGGATTGCAGATGTTATCCACTGTATCGAGGAGCCACCAAGCCGTCCCAAAATAGACTGAGGATGCCACTACAGTTCCTACTAGCTTTATCATATTAAGAAAATTTATAGACGACAAGTGTTAGTCCACCAATCGTGGCATAAGATAGTCGTATATACTCTTAAAACGTAACGTACCTGAACAATGAACATGGATTTTGGAGGGATCTTCATGTAGTGGCCTAATTTGAAATCAGCAAGAAAAGATATAGCTTGTGACACGCTGATTAATCCGTAGGTTTTGAATGTTACATTGGCTAATGGTTTTCCAGGATACATGTAACCTATGATGAGCTCCGAGATGACATTTATTCCTGGTGCCTGTATTATAAAGATTTCTAAACAAAACCAAAGGTGCAGTTGTTGGATATTGAAAAACAGTTAATGGAACGTCGTGAGAGTAACCTGGTTCGTTGTAGCTGTTATTACAGCGATTGGCAGGGTGAAAGTTAGAGCTAAAGCCATTGCTAAAATGACTCCCCAATAAGGAAGCTGCAATTGTCTACCAAATCCCTCAGAAGCAAGCAATGACAGTCCAAGAACCACTATCAAGATTGTGTAAAACCACCATTGAGGAACAGGCTCATAGTTTTTCTTCATTATCCTTGTATGAACATCCTCAAATTTCTCTTGGAAAGATCCCTTTGTTTGTTCCCAAATTGTCCTAAACCATACAGTGCATAAACACATGACATTACAGTCCGGTGcattaagctcccgctatgcacagggtccagggaagggccggaccacaagggtctattgtaagcagccttaccctgcatttctgtaagaggctgtttccacggctcgaacccgtgacctcctggtcacatggtagCAGCTTTACCAGTtatgccaaggctccccttcataTAACTAGAAATATGTGTTGCTTTAAATTAAGGTAGAAATAAGGAATTGTAATACCTTCCATGGAAGAGAGCAACATGAGTGACAGTTGCAGCGAGCGTTGCAAAGCTTAAGCCATAGGTAAATACAAAGAATATGCTCAAATGAACTTGGCTGTAATGATCATATCCTTGCTGATTGAAATCAAAAGTTTCCTTATTGAAGATTCTTGTGAGGTTGTATGCTTGTCCATCTGAATCAAACAAGTGAGAGGAGAAAATTGGGAAGCGTTTGACGTGGAACATGTCGGTCCAGTAGCAAAATGGGATGGCTATGTAGACAATTAGCATGAAACCAACCAAAGTGTTCATAACAGCAAAACCAGGTGTGGCTAATGGACTTCCTAAAAAACCAGCCACAGTAGACCAATCTAGAGCAAACGAACCGATTCCAAGTCCCTTTAAACCGGACCCTAGTTGTTGCGCTGTCACTGAGTCCTTCCATATCCAACACACGAATGACAGAGCTGTTATCGATGGGAATAGATAGTTAGGGACGATGTAATAAGAGAAGCTTGATACAAGAACCACAatgaagaattgcagccttgtcAAGCCTCCTTTTGGCCTCTTCTCAACGTCGTGCAATGCCCTACAAGATTCAAATCAAGTGAACTTTAGATTTCATAAAACAGAATTGCGGTAAGGGAGTAAGAAGAACAAAGCAAAGAGTGAGAGAAAACACCTAAACAAGGAGACTTGAACCAAATTGGAAGGCCACCACATGTATGGCGAATCAACTAAAAACTTTCGGAATATACCAGCCCATCCATATCCAAGCAACTAAAATTCAACATTCCAACAATAGCAACATCAATTATCCAGGACCAAAACGCGCAATAATAGAAAGTAATGAAACCATTATGGGGTGTTTGGCACTTTTTAGCTTATCTACGCGTTTAGTAAACACCAGTATTACTTTTAAGCCATAAACAGCCAAAAGCAGCATATAGAAGGCTCAAGAAACAGTTCTAAAGAAATCTTGCCTGGGTAGTATGTGTCAATAACAAAGCTGCAAGAGGGTGAATTTGGCTGCCGTAAAACGCCTTTACTATGGTAATAATGCTAACAGCATAAACACTAGTTGCACCAGCATTGGCGAAAATGGTAATAAGAACATGTTCTTTCAAGTTAAATGGCCCTGGATTCAAAGAAAACGACCACTTTGTCGCTGGAATTTGGATTATTTTGGTGGGAAAATAAGCAGCCATAAGCTTTCCAAGGGGAAGCACCAAAATCTGAGCAGAGACAGAGGAAATATACAGCGTGTTTTGGCGATAACCAAAGAACTGATTCAAGAATGCCAAGATTGCACATGATGTAATCCCTAAAGCCCA comes from the Nicotiana sylvestris chromosome 4, ASM39365v2, whole genome shotgun sequence genome and includes:
- the LOC104226858 gene encoding oligopeptide transporter 1-like; translation: MEPKKLITESSDEVVNDSPIEQVRLTVPTTDDPSLPCLTFRTWALGITSCAILAFLNQFFGYRQNTLYISSVSAQILVLPLGKLMAAYFPTKIIQIPATKWSFSLNPGPFNLKEHVLITIFANAGATSVYAVSIITIVKAFYGSQIHPLAALLLTHTTQLLGYGWAGIFRKFLVDSPYMWWPSNLVQVSLFRALHDVEKRPKGGLTRLQFFIVVLVSSFSYYIVPNYLFPSITALSFVCWIWKDSVTAQQLGSGLKGLGIGSFALDWSTVAGFLGSPLATPGFAVMNTLVGFMLIVYIAIPFCYWTDMFHVKRFPIFSSHLFDSDGQAYNLTRIFNKETFDFNQQGYDHYSQVHLSIFFVFTYGLSFATLAATVTHVALFHGRTIWEQTKGSFQEKFEDVHTRIMKKNYEPVPQWWFYTILIVVLGLSLLASEGFGRQLQLPYWGVILAMALALTFTLPIAVITATTNQAPGINVISELIIGYMYPGKPLANVTFKTYGLISVSQAISFLADFKLGHYMKIPPKSMFIVQLVGTVVASSVYFGTAWWLLDTVDNICNPSKLPEGSPWTCPGDDVFYSASIIWGVVGPLRMFGKLGLYTNVNYFFLIGILAPVPVWLLSRKFPDQEWIRLINMPVLLSGSGGMPPARAVNYIGWLSVGLFFNFYVYRKYKSWWARHNYILSAGLDAGVAFMAILAYFTLQIRDINGANWWGLNLDDHCPLAHCPTAPGIQVPGCPVFQ